One segment of Streptomyces sp. YIM 121038 DNA contains the following:
- a CDS encoding PaaX family transcriptional regulator C-terminal domain-containing protein — MSEQHAPRSLIVTFYGAYGRAAPGPVAVAELVRLLAPVGVDAPSVRSSVSRLKRRGLLVPARTSGGAAGYELSAEARQLLDDGDRRIYPAAGGRRDGGWVLAVFSVPEAERNKRHVLRSRLAGLGFGTAAPGVWIAPARLHDETRHTLERLGLTAYVDLFRGEHLGFTPTAEAVSRWWDLSAIAKEHEAFLDRHGPVLRAWHARPDTPPEQAYRDYLLALDTWRHLPYVDPGLPPELLPAYWPGTRSAEVFQGLHDRLHRAGSEFVLRG, encoded by the coding sequence GTGTCCGAGCAACACGCCCCCAGGTCCCTGATCGTCACGTTCTACGGCGCGTACGGCCGGGCGGCCCCCGGCCCCGTCGCGGTCGCCGAACTCGTCCGCCTCCTCGCGCCGGTGGGCGTCGACGCGCCGTCCGTCCGCTCGTCCGTGTCCCGCCTCAAGCGGCGCGGGCTCCTCGTGCCCGCGCGCACGTCCGGCGGGGCCGCGGGGTACGAGCTGTCCGCGGAGGCGCGGCAGCTCCTCGACGACGGCGACCGGCGCATCTACCCGGCCGCGGGCGGACGCCGCGACGGCGGCTGGGTGCTGGCCGTGTTCTCCGTCCCGGAGGCGGAGCGCAACAAGCGGCACGTGCTGCGCTCACGCCTGGCGGGCCTCGGCTTCGGCACGGCCGCGCCGGGCGTCTGGATCGCCCCCGCCCGCCTCCACGACGAGACCCGGCACACCCTGGAGCGCCTCGGCCTCACGGCGTACGTCGACCTCTTCCGGGGCGAGCACCTGGGCTTCACCCCCACCGCCGAGGCGGTGTCGCGCTGGTGGGACCTCTCCGCCATCGCCAAGGAGCACGAGGCCTTCCTCGACCGCCACGGCCCGGTCCTGCGCGCCTGGCACGCCCGCCCCGACACGCCCCCGGAGCAGGCCTACCGCGACTACCTCCTGGCCCTCGACACCTGGCGCCACCTCCCCTACGTCGACCCGGGCCTGCCCCCGGAGCTCCTCCCGGCGTACTGGCCGGGCACCCGCTCGGCGGAGGTCTTCCAGGGCCTGCACGACCGCCTCCACCGAGCGGGCTCGGAGTTCGTGCTCAGAGGCTGA